In Capricornis sumatraensis isolate serow.1 chromosome 2, serow.2, whole genome shotgun sequence, the DNA window AACTCATTACCATCATTATTTGTATGCTATTACCATCAAGCATTTTTCTTCTATACACATCTCAAACCCTGTTAGAATGTTTAAAGTCAATATTTATTTAGATATCTCCCAAATGAGTtggcatttattttcctttactgcTTTAGGGCTTCTTTTGTTCCTGATTAGAACTTTGCTATCAGTCTACCTGTTCTTTTGCTGGTCATTTCtacctgttgttttgttttaagatttttctctttgtccttgGTATTCAGCACTTCTGCTGTAGTGTGCCTCGGTGTAAGTTTCTTTTTTATCTAGCCTTCTTGtttgtaaaactttttaaaactgtgGCTTAATCGTTGATCAACTTCAGAAAATTCTCAGACTTTATCTCTGTAAATATTGCCTTGCTTTGGCCCTTTTTCTTCCTCTAGAATTCTGACCTTAAGTGTATGAATCCTTCTGACATCGATTCCTCTGTCTCTTATAGTCTCCTGCTTTTTcgtcctttcactttcatgcatcttTCTGTGTATTTTCATCTGACTTATTTTCTAGTTCACTGATTGCCTATTCAACTGTGTGTAGTCTGCTTTTAAAGCCACCCATTGAGTTTTTCAGTTCTAGAatgttcattttgttctttttttagtttccagTTTTCTAATTCTCAAAACTTTAAATCCTTCTGAATATTCTAAGCATAATTTATTACTTCAAAGTCTTGTGTTTGATAACTGTATTATCTAGGTCCTCTGTTGGGCTTTTCTCTTAGCTCTTATTTCTCTTGGTTTTTGTGTTATGGCTCCTGATTTTCTCTTCTGTCCATTATGTTTGATTAGATACCAAACATTATAGATgaagaatatgtatataaataatttgAACCCTAGTGTGATAATTGCTTCATCTAAATAGTATTTGTATTTGCTTCTGGCTTTTGATTACATGTGCCAGCAGTCCTGGATTACTTTAATTCCATATCAAGATGATTTTAATTTCCATCTCAGTTCCTGTGATGATGGGTTTATTTGTGCTTCATCTTAACtcctagagagcagccccacagAGCTGTACCCTGAAGTGTAGTGGGATTTCTTAATGGGCTCTGGACTTTAGTTTTCTCCTCTAGCACTACAAGATCAGAAACTCTGCTCAGTTTTTCAGCTGTCTCTTCCACAGTCAGTAGAGGTCGTTGGGGGAAATTTCCCCAAATTCTGGacttaactaattttttttattctcctGGATGTTGTCTCCATATGAGCTCTTACCTACTgtcatacagattttttaaaatgcacttctCAGTTTTTCTAGTTCTTAGTGAGAGGGGATACTATTACCGCTGCCGTTACTAGATGTGAGTCTCTTAgtcctttaaaacaaaaaccattttTTTCAGCATATGGTGTattcaaaatatatgtatttgctGCATTTCTATTCTTGATTTTATTACTATGAATGGAGAAGAATGCCATCTAAGCCTTCTCTTTATTAcactatttcttagaaaaaaagGAAGTATTATGGATCCTTAATTCAAGAGCGTTTTCAAAAATATACTTAGTAGTAGTCATGTTTAATTGAAACTAGTTTGAGCAAATAAACAGGAGTAGTCAGAAGTTCTGGGCTCTTGAGTGCTTGGTTATTATACACATTGCAGAAACCTTCTATCAGACACTGAAATGCTGAGTCAGAATAAATACACAGATGTTGTCAATGTAATCCCTGTAGATACAGAAGACAAGCAGGATACGTTTGTGAAGAGATTAAAGTCCTATTATAACTTGTGCTTTTTTGAGTTTTAGTTGTAGATTTGTAATGTGAAGGATTCAGATTTAAGCCACTTTCTAGAACATATCCTGCACCTGGGGTTCCCATGGCCACCCCCACGTTTGGAGTTAACATGCAGTCGTACTCATGGCTAAGACTTATTCCAGTGATGTAGTAAGGACATGAATCTGGATCATAAGAGGAAAGGTACAGGTGGGGTCCAGGGGACTCTTGTGCAGGCTTGTTTATGCTCTGTCCTTCTTGTGAAAGGTCATTCAGAGCACAGTCTTCTCCTAGCAACGTAAATGTAAGCGAATAATGTTCCTGCCCAGGGAATCCCATTTGATTGATTAGAGGCTCAATGCCCGAGTTTTGATTGGGTGCTGGTTATGTGGGCATCCTCTGCTGAGCCTCCCGGAAGGAAAGCAGGTAGTCCTCATGAATTCACCCTTATCATTTAGGGAAACTTAGATCTTAGAACTGTTTACCAGGCAGCATTCCAGATGCCAGCCAAGGACCATCCTTGCAAGCAGGTCTTTCTAAGAATAGCTGTCTCAGCCAGCTAGGGTAGCTCTTTTCCACACACATGCCTAAAGTGACTCACTGTTGACGTTTTCTATAAACACTATGTGAATACCAAGGGCCTGCATGATAATTTCTGTTTTGATCGTAAGTAGAATGTTTATCATTAAACTTAGGTAGCTAAAATAACTTGAGTAGTTATTATGTCTTAGTATGTTCCATCCAAACAGGGCTTTTTATTAGTGTGCCAGTGCCTGTTGTCAGTTTTAATCCATTTGTGGGAAGAAGCGGATAGTATTAGAACATTTAGTACATCTAAAAAGaatgtttaagaaaattaaattacagTGGGAAGTAATGCATTATGAAAGGACACTTCAGATGTCTCCTTTTAAAGTTCATATTCAACCACCCACATGTTTTTTAGATTTCAGTGGATGTTTTTCTTATGGGAGTTTTTTGAAGAAAGTACTTTGTTACCAATATTTTTGACTAAAGCTGAAGTTCACTTGGCAATCtggaaatactgaaaaaataacTTCTCACTCCTAGAAGCAAATTGAAGAATGTTAGATACTTATAGACtagatttcttatttataaatgtgGAATCTGACTCAGAAAGTTATGTGACAGCAAACTGCACAGCTGGTTAATTTCATCAGTTTTTAGTTGTAGCATATACACTTGAAAACATTATCAAAAAATACCAAAAGGGCCATGGActaattttgaatttcatttagtgactttgaatatcttttcataccTAATTTGGTCATTTCATTTATTCAGAGAACTTAACCaatattatttttcccttgctgtgtGTCAGACATTAATTTTAGGTGCCGGggatctttttttcttatttggaatcaAATTAAAGTATGTCTCATTGAGGGTGGCTTGGAGCTGCCTACTTTTCTTTAGATTTTAAAGTACACTTATGTATTGTATCCTGGTTCCTCAAAacatgttatttgttttttccttctctaaggtAATACTGCATTGCATGATTGTGCAGAGTCTGGAAGTTTGGACATTATGAAGATGCTTCTTATGTATTGTGCCAAGATGGAAAAGGATGGTTATGGAATGACTCCCCTTCTCTCTGCAAGTGTGACTGGTCACACAAACATTGTGGATTTTCTGACTCACCATGCACAGACCAGCAAGACAGAACGGATCAATGCACTGGAGCTCCTGGGAGCTACCTTtgtagacaaaaaaagagacctcCTTGGGGCTTTGAAGTACTGGAAAAAGGCAATGAACATGAGGTACAGTGATAGGACTAATATCATTAGCAAACCAGTACCGCAGACACTAATAATGGCTTACGATTACGCCAAGGAGGTAAACAGTGCAGAAGAGCTAGAAGGTCTTATTGCTGATCCTGATGAGATGAGAATGCAGGCACTGTTAATTAGAGAACGCATTCTCGGTCCTTCTCATCCTGACACCTCTTACTATATTAGATATAGAGGTGCTGTCTATGCAGACTCCGGAAATTTCAAACGATGCATCAACCTATGGAAGTATGCTTTGGATATGCAGCAGAACAATTTGGACCCTCTCAGCCCAATGACCGCCAGCAGCCTATTATCTTTTGCAGAACTGTTCTCTTTCATGCTGCAGGATAGGGCTAAAGGCCTGCTGGGCACCACTGTTACCTTTGATGATCTTATGGGCATACTGTGCAAAAGTGTCCTTGAAATAGAGCGAGCTATCAAACAAACTCAGTGTCCAGCTGACCCATTACAGTTAAATAAGGCTCTTTCCATCATTTTGCACTTGATTTGCTTATTAGACAAAGTTCCTTGCACTCTAGAGCAGGACCATTTCAAAAAGCAGActatatacaggtttcttaagcTGCATCCAAGGGGAAAGAATAACTTCAGCCCTCTTCATCTGGCTGTGGACAAGAATACTACCTGTGTAGGGCGGTACCCTGTTTGTAAATTTCCATCTCTGCAAGTTACTGCAATACTGATAGAATGTGGTGCTGATGTGAACGTCAGAGACTCTGATGACAATAGTCCCCTCCATATCGCTGCTCTGAACAACCATCCAGACATCATGAATCTCCTTATTAAATCAGGTGCACATTTTGATGCCACAAACTTGCACAAACAAACTGCTAGTGATTTGCTGGACGAGAAGGAAATAGCTAAGAATTTGATCCAGCCTATAAACCATACCACGTTGCAGTGTCTTGCTGCCCGTGTCATAGTGAATCATAGAATATACTATAAAGGGCACATCCCAGAAAAGCTAGAGACCTTCGTTTCACTTCACAGATGATATTTTGACTGTTAAAGCACGAATTGGTAACAGTTGTTTCATAAATGAGCACTGTTGTGATAACACCAGCATTCATTTAGCTTGATCCCATTGTGCTCTCATTGGCTAAAGCATTGTAAGCATCAAATTTACAGGATTGGTTTCCcagtatttaatataaatataccaTATAATATATTGTTTGTGAATTACTGAGAAATGAAATGTCATATTCAGTTTCTAAAATTGTCTGCCAAAGGCTTATCCATTCTGGTTTTGTTTGTGTTGGGTGTTTGGGACAGAGTTAACTAACCATTTTTCAGTGGTGTCTTTATACTTTTCTGATTTGTGAATTTTATACAATTGAAggtctttttttctgcttcttccctctcttctccagacttctctcctgtttccactttatttttaacttaaccaTTTCTACTGAGCAGTTTTTCTCCCCTCATGGGCCCATGTTAAGTTGTACGAACTTTATGGACTTGTGACCATTTGCAGTTTACCATAAGTGCTTTATCTTCTCTATGCACGGGCTTCAACTTGACTGTTGTATGTTAGCATATTTCTATGCAGCAGTTGGTCAGCTTCAACTCTGAAACACTGTTAAGTATGTTACAAAGTTCATTTTATGAAAGTACTCTTGTAGCATGACAATTTGTAGAGCTACAGGTTAGCTACCAGAGCTtgagcttttttgttgttttttttctttacatctgagatttctttttctaatccaCTGAAATTATTGTGTGCTAAATTTGGGAAGCAAATCTATTCTAACTCATTAACCCAGTTGAGATTTAGGTCTGTCATCTTAATATATCATGCAGTAAAAGGAAGACTCTTCACAAAGTAACCCACCTTCCATGCTACGCCAGCATTGTCCTGCTTGTGCCAATGATGTGATTAAATGTAGAGAATTTGCTTAAATTTAACCTCAGAGTTTATCACACAGCTTAATGGGTCACATTGAAATATTCAATAATTGAACTGCAAATCACTTTTAGTTACTAAAAGAGCTGAAGCATGTCAGTGGCATGATGCTTGCCAAGCCAGACCTAGGCATCTAGGATAATTAAGGAATTTTAGTATGCCATTTACTGCCGTAGTATCAGAGGTCAGTAAcagtgttctttctttcttcaagcTTAAGTATACCTTTGAAGATAACTTGCATGGATTACTTTGGTCTCAATTATTTGTCACCATAATTAAACACAAAAGATTGCAGTGCTTCCTGTTCCTTTActgaaaattaacttttttctctttctttttttttcttcatttcttccccttgcttcctcccttctttcttttttattttttgttgttgttttgttttttaacagctttGCTAATGCCACAGAAAGGGCTCttttaaacttaagaaaaaataagtgaaaagtaCTAAAAAAGTTCAGGTAATTATCATTCAGCACTTTATTGTTACTCAGAATAAAATTTATGATGGCGTATTTGCCTTGCCAATGTCTTAATAAAGTTGTTCTGAATAAAAAGCTCCTTATTGGTTTCAGAAAAACTCAGTTTACCTGTGAGTTTAATGAGCTGGATCACTTGGATTTTTGTGTTGACATTTTATTCTGAGGGTGGATGTAGTGGTATTAAGAGTTGTCATTGCAAACAGTCATGTTAGGTTTATTTCATCTTTACTCAGTTAAAAAACTTGTaatgaattataaataaataaaaaagctttaGACTCACTTTCTGGttaaaaaattgaagtttaattttttaaaagataccctTACTCATTTTACTAGGTTGAACATTTAATTTCACCATTGAAAAAAGTGGTTTGGATATAAATGGTTACTCTCCAAACTTTTGATGAAGAGATTTGCATATCTTGTTTACTGTGGGCAGATTTGATGAAATATTTGAACTGCCACCATATATTATGACTAATTTGTGATTTAGAGAAATATTCCAGAAATATCAGACATCAATTTTTGAAGTCATTTGCCTCTAACCCTGTGGTATAagaattatatatgcatatactacttttttaaaaaaatgaaaactttgtaAGTATAGTAAATTTGCATTAGTAAATCTCAATAATTTACAGATGAAAGGTGAGCAATTGGATTTTAAGTGACATAGTCCTTTTTGGGGGATGGGGTAGGAGGACTTTACATGCTCTTTTAGTAAGGCACATCTCACACTACTTTATAGGTGAATTTGAACTGTGCAACTTGAGTATAAAACAAGGATTTCTTTACATACCATTTTCCCACTGCTGACTATAGATAATTTAGAACTATTCTTCACTCTTGATAACTGAAATGCATTATTTCAATTAGGATACAGTTCTGTTTGCCATCTCCCCAAATGCTCTTAGGAGCTCTTGAAAAATCAGTTAGTTTAAAAGCTcaaaattatccattttattttcaaggaagTTGTTTCATAAATGTGACCTCAGACACTGTTTAAGGCCTTTGTCAGTAAGTATTCTCAAAATTATGaggctgaatttttaaaaaacttacatttgtgttattttttaaaccaaCAGATGAGTAATTTAATACTTAATGAGCTAATTGTGCTCTCTACTGTACCCTGTAGCATGGGAATGTTGATTGGCACTAATGCATATGATTATGTTTCCATGAAAGTTCTCAGTTAAGGCCTGATGAATTTTAGATGTTCCGCTCTTGATTGTTTCtgtaaaagaaatggtaattttaCTCATTATATACCAATCTACTCTATAAAGACAAGTGGATTATGGATTTTACAAATAGTCCTTCCCGTTAATTGGACAGGGACATAAGCCTACATCAGCAAAAGGTAATTTGGTGCCCAGGATGATTTTGCAGTTAAGTGATTGCTCATTTGTAAAGTGATTACCTTAAATTTTCAAGACCCCTATCTACTGTGACTTGGGAAAACTGTTTAGGTTATATTTGAAAAAGtagctttttaaaatcatataagcCCAGCAGAAACCCTAGGTTGAATTTTACAGGTATAATAATCCTTGTAATTTTCCCAGAATTGTAGGTGCTGGATGAAATAATAACCATATTCTTGGGCATTGTAACAGCAGTTTTACTGCTTGGACCTTTAACCATTTTAGAGTTAGATACTAAGGAAAGTAAAATTAATCGGTTGTCATGGTTACCCCCCCCCATATCACTAAACAACTAGTTCCCCTACTCTTTTGTCAATTCCCATTGTGTGTTTTTCCAAAAAGTACTGTATTCTGGTGCCAGCCAATAAATTGTCACACAATGGAAAATGATATTCAATGTAaggtttaataaaattaaatttacacCAAATATTAGTGTATTATTAACTCAATACTTGATTGATATTATCTTAGTGAACTCCTGTCTCAAAAACACCCACTGGTAATGTATAGTTAGAACTCATGAGATAGCATTTATTATTATACTTCTGTGTGAAAAACAAGGATGATTTATGTAgttcattctaatttttttttccagttgtaacCACAGAAACTAAAGATACAGTAAGATTTTTGTTGTGAGATGAATGGGAGAGGGACTGCTTTTACCTCTTGTTTTTTTTAGCTAAACTCGGTTTTTTAACTGAGTTTAAGATTAAGTATCAGGAGTATGTCATAAATATATTCCTATGAAGTTAAATTTTATAAACTTATTTGTATCACTTCCATAAAAATCTTAAGTAGTCATTATCTTTTCGTTATGTGTAAGTTTCCTCATATAAGAAGTTTTCATAGATCCAGAAAATGCATACTTTCTAAACTCCAGGCATAAATTATAATCGAGTTATATGGGCTTTCCTcttttgaaattttgaatttgttatatttttaatatattactgAAAATTTGAATTATTATCCATAACAGATATGGATATGTCTTTGTCATCATTTTGACAGGACTCTTTTCAGTGTTAGTATTCTTTACCCTTGGTCCTATGGTCGTTCTCAACAACAACCAGAGATACTTAAAAGGAAATCTTAACCGAACTTACAAGGATAAGCatatttttaaggatttgaaCCAAAAAAAGTTATTATATCCTTTTTTCCCTCCATCTCTGCACTTTGTCAGAAAATTCTTTGTTGAGTAATATTGGGATTATGGAAGAACTGTGAAGTTACTGGTTTCTGTGTACTGTGTTATCTTCCATTCTATTATAAGGctcttaatattttttcctaaaattaattcagtttttaaataattatctcAATTTagtctgatttaaaaaataaaaatatggttccatgcctttaaaaaattgaaaatttaaactttaaaaagaaatacacttcAGACATGTTCATGTTAAAGGATTTAATTTAGTCCCACTAAAACAATTTGGGTGCTTATCAATCATATTTTGGTGTAAGTCAAGGAGTGGAGTGGTATAAAGTACTTGACACTGACAAAATATGAATGAAAGAtaattttcctggtggctcagatggtaaagaatctgcttgcaatgcagacctgggttcattccctgggtcaggaagatcccctggagaatgggatgactactcactccagttttcttgcctggagaatcctatggttagagtagcctggtgggctacagtccacagggttgcaaagagtcagtcatgactgagggacttaaaAACAAAGCCCCAGTAAAACAATTAGAATGTATTTGTTGTAAGTCGAGGAGTGGAAT includes these proteins:
- the FEM1C gene encoding protein fem-1 homolog C; its protein translation is MDLKTAVFNAARDGKLRLLTKLLASKSKEEVSSLISEKTNGATPLLMAARYGHLDMVEFLLEQCSASIEVGGSVNFDGETIEGAPPLWAASAAGHLKVVQSLLNHGASVNNTTLTNSTPLRAACFDGHLEIVKYLVEHKADLEVSNRHGHTCLMISCYKGHKEIAQYLLEKGADVNRKSVKGNTALHDCAESGSLDIMKMLLMYCAKMEKDGYGMTPLLSASVTGHTNIVDFLTHHAQTSKTERINALELLGATFVDKKRDLLGALKYWKKAMNMRYSDRTNIISKPVPQTLIMAYDYAKEVNSAEELEGLIADPDEMRMQALLIRERILGPSHPDTSYYIRYRGAVYADSGNFKRCINLWKYALDMQQNNLDPLSPMTASSLLSFAELFSFMLQDRAKGLLGTTVTFDDLMGILCKSVLEIERAIKQTQCPADPLQLNKALSIILHLICLLDKVPCTLEQDHFKKQTIYRFLKLHPRGKNNFSPLHLAVDKNTTCVGRYPVCKFPSLQVTAILIECGADVNVRDSDDNSPLHIAALNNHPDIMNLLIKSGAHFDATNLHKQTASDLLDEKEIAKNLIQPINHTTLQCLAARVIVNHRIYYKGHIPEKLETFVSLHR